The Tubulanus polymorphus chromosome 6, tnTubPoly1.2, whole genome shotgun sequence genome includes a region encoding these proteins:
- the LOC141907724 gene encoding uncharacterized protein LOC141907724, translating into MGNERFYALKYQNALHLWPKIDPKIVPVLFTDNDILTETAIENGWKVLPIPRKASNRQPYLKDMFVKVTEEFDSLFYGFANADMLFDGTLVDTLICVGNKIVENSELMYNNLIIGQRRNLVVTVQKISTIGEVERLFISDSTEFATNTQDYFITTRTGYPWKSLPYLVLGRPGIDNWIVYDANAKSVVVIDASKTVHALHQSSPEGHYNGFAQADADVNRMKFYNLGFNANMGTTDCAELETESQLGIVALIPKRNKICN; encoded by the coding sequence ATGGGTAACGAGAGATTCTACGCTCTGAAGTATCAGAACGCGTTGCATTTATGGCCAAAAATCGACCCGAAGATTGTACCAGTACTATTTACGGACAATGACATTCTAACGGAAACCGCCATTGAGAACGGGTGGAAGGTACTTCCGATTCCCCGCAAAGCTTCAAACCGCCAACCGTATCTGAAAGACATGTTCGTCAAGGTCACGGAGGAATTCGATTCATTGTTTTACGGGTTTGCCAACGCCGACATGCTGTTTGACGGCACTCTGGTGGATACGCTGATATGCGTAGGCAACAAAATTGTCGAAAACAGTGAATTAATGTACAACAACCTGATTATTGGACAACGCCGCAACCTGGTCGTCACCGTTCAGAAGATCAGTACAATCGGTGAGGTCGAGCGACTGTTCATCTCCGACTCGACGGAGTTCGCTACAAACACTCAGGATTACTTTATCACGACTCGTACCGGCTATCCGTGGAAAAGTTTGCCCTATCTCGTGCTGGGAAGGCCGGGAATCGATAACTGGATAGTATACGACGCGAACGCAAAAAGCGTCGTCGTCATCGACGCGTCTAAAACCGTACACGCGTTACACCAGTCCAGCCCCGAGGGTCATTACAACGGATTCGCGCAGGCCGACGCCGACGTCAATCGGATGAAATTCTATAACTTAGGATTCAACGCCAACATGGGAACTACCGATTGCGCCGAGTTGGAAACTGAATCGCAACTCGGCATTGTGGCGCTTATACCGAAGAGAAATAAGATATGTAATTAA